The following DNA comes from Enterobacter sp. SA187.
ACATGATCCACTGCGGTACTTGTGAAGAACTTGCATGTTCACAGGCGCAAATAAGCGTAATATGCCCAACAGCAAAATCAGGTTTCCCGAAAGAATTGTCTAACGAATGCTCTCGATCTTTATTAAATAAATAACCTTTAGCATCCATAGCCTCAATTATTTCAGTCTGGCTGGAGGGCGTTAGTTGACTTCGCCAGATAAAATAACCTTCATCAGGTGAAAGCTTACCCCAGCGTACAACATCATCTATATCCTCTACTGCCTTTATCACAGATACAGGACGATGAATAAACGCCAGTGGACTAGTATGCTTTTCCTTTATCCACGCTGGCGAAGCCAGTAATAACAATGAAATTGACTCAGCCTGATTATCACCTTTATCTCCAAAGAGATTGACCTCAACAGAAAGTACAAGTGACGGACTCTGCTCGTCCAGCCACTCATCCAGCCACATAAGCCCATCGTCGTCGGGTCTGAAAATAATAGGATGAAGAGCGTATCGCTCCGGGAAAATGCGTTGCCATATACTCAGAAAGCAGGTATCACTTACTGTTTGATCGTGACGGATACGCACCGTTACAGGCTCATTAAGGGCATACTGTTCCAACTCAGGCGTCAGCATACGCAGCAAAGTGTAAAGGTGCATTTCTAAACGAGAGCAATATTCCGCAACCGTATTGCTTTTAGCTGGTGGGTGAAGGAGTGCATTACTCACCACCGAGGCAGTACGAGAGCAATAAACAGTTTGCAAAGGGCTTGCACCCAACAATAATGCAGCAGCCAGTTTATTTTTCGCTGCGGGGGTGACATATGCCATTCCCAGCATCCCTAATGCCTGTTGCCCGGCTTCCTCTCTGCTTTTTAATTCCTCTGCATATAACTGGTTCCAGTGTGAAACTTGCTCGACCAGATGTTCATACTGACGTAATCTTATTGCATAGCATATTAACCCCAGGGCCGATGGAATCAAAGTAGCACATATCCAGAACCAAAAAGTGTTTGCTGGTTTACCTTTCGGCCAAAAATAAAGTGTTAATATAAACCCAGTAAGCATGCAGATAGCTATAAAAACGAGCCAGCGCATTTTTTCAGGAGGCTTAGGCAACACTTTAGGTTCTGGCAAATTCCTTATTTCTACAGGCATAGCTTAACGTTTCCCCGCCGTTGGCAGGGAGGTAATCAGTGTACAACCACATCCGCACCGATGACCATGCAAAGCGATAGGACGCCCATTCCATTTAGATCCAACATCGCCTTCTGCGATAAAAGTTACGCCATGTACAGGGCAGGATACTTTATCCAGCATACAGGAAACTGCCTTACCCATAAATATGAGACCAGCACTGCCCTCAAGAACGGTACCACCATGAGAGGTTTTATCTCCGATCCGTATTACGCCAAGCATATAAATACCTCCATATAATCATTTACTGTGAGAAAACCTCAAAGATTATTATTACACGAGCACTTTAATAGGCTGCACCTGTTCTTGCACTGAAAATATAAATAACTATATTACCCACCCCAACACTGGCACCTTCAATTTAAATTAAAATTTAGTAAAAGTAGAAAAAGTTAGAATAAAAGCGTTACAACACATCAAGGAAATTTATTTTATTGGATCCGGAGAATTAACGACGCAACGTACTGTTGTGCTGGCTGGATAAGGATTATCTTTTATTTTGTAGCCTCGAAAAAACGTCAACCCGACATCCCCTGATGGATCAGGATTATTTCCCCCACGTAAAACTTTGAGGTATTGCCCACTATCATCATCTTTAATAACCGGTTTTGCGGGACCCTGAGGGTTTATTACCGGAGACCGGCTATAATAATCAGGATCGTACCAGTCCAGCACCCACTCATATCCATTCTCTGCCATTCCAAATAATCCTATCGAGTTTGGAGGGTATTTATCGACAGAGAAATTAATTAATATACTATTTATTCCAAGAGAATCCTCCACAAGGTGACGATCTACATCGGTGGCATAATTTTCGCCTCTACCGTCTTTAGCATTACTACGCCAGACGCCATTATCCGTCGAGACCAAGATATATTGACCTCGACTACGTGCCGCGTACTCCCATTGCGCTTCTGTAGGAAGCGAAAAAGGTTGTCCGGATTCTTTTCTCAACCAGTTACAATACTCATTAGCTTCTGTCCATGTTACTATGGCCGGACTTCTTTTGAAATAAGTCATATCAGACAACATTTCGCTCTCAAATTTATGTGCAAAAATTTGCTCTGACAACCCAGCAATTTTCAGATAGCATTTATAATCTTCATGCGTCACTTTGAACTTGCTTATTGAATAACCAGTTAATTCAACTTCGTGTAGCGGTTTTGTGTCTTTTTCTGATGAACAATAAGGCCCACCATTGCGCTCTTTTTTACAGAAATCTCCCATCCAGAATGTTCCGCCTTTGACATACACAAGGTCTTTTTTTACACGCGTGAGATATTGCTGTAATTCTTCCTGCTCTTGTGGAGTACGGTTTACTACCTGACTGGCATTGTCGCAACCACCGATTAATAAGAAAAGAAACAGGCTACAATTTATGAATTTTTGGTTCATTTTATCGGGTGCGGAGAATTAACCACGCAACGTACTGTTGTACTGGCTGGATAAGGATTATCTTTAACTCTGTAGGCACGATAAAACGTGAACCCCACTTCGCTACCTGGGCCAGGGGCCTCACCGCCTCGCAACACCTTAAAATATTGGCCAGTGTCCTCATCCTTCATTACAGGGTTATTAGGACCTCTCGGATCTTTTCTTATTGATCTTTTATAATACTCATCATCATACCAGTCAGTTACCCATTCATACCCATTATCTGACATGCCATACAATCCTAAAGGTGAAGCAGGAAATTTATCTACAGGGAAATGGACTAGTGATCCATTTATTCCGTAAGTTTCTTCCACTATGCGGCGATCCCCATCTGTAGCATAATTTCCCCCTAATCCAGTACTGGGATTATTCCGCCATGTGCCATCATCCGTCGCAATTATTATATATTTCCCGCGACTGCGTGAGGCATATTCCCATTGCGCCTCTGTAGGCATTGAAAAAGGAAGCCCTGTAACTTTTCCAAGCCAAGAACAGTAATTATTTGCTTCTGTCCATGTCACTACAGCAGGACTATTATCAAAGTGAGTCATCGTTGCCAGCATCTCCTTTTGATAATTTTCATTTACATACTGATCTGGCAAACCCATCGCCTTTAAGTAGAAATTATAATCTTCATGAGTCACTTTAAACTTGCTAATGGAATAACTACTAAGCTCCACTTCGTGCAAAGGTTTTGTATCTTTTTCTGATGAACAACAAGGGCCGCCATTACGCATTTTTTTACAGAAATCTCCCATCCAGAACGTTCCGCCTTTAACATACACAAGGTCTTTTTTTATACGCTTGAGGTATTGCTGTAATTCTTCCTGCTCTTGTGGAGTACGGTTTACTGCCTGACTGGCATTGTCGCAACCACCGATTAGTAAGAAAAGAAACAGGCTATAATTTATGGATTTTTGGTTCATTTTATTGGGTCCGGTGAATTAACGACGCAACGTACTGTTGTACTGGCTGGATAAGGATTATCTTTAATATTCGATGCTCGACTAAAAGTAACGCCTTCTGGCGCGCCGGGTACAAGATGATTTACAGCACGTAAAACTTTCAGATATTGTCCAGAATCATCATCTTTGACTATAGGTTTATCTGGACCTTGAGGATCTTTTTTTGGGGATTTTTCATAATAATAAGGGTCATACCAGTCATGCACCCACTCCCAACCATTATCAGCCATACCATACATTCCAAGTGGAGTGGGAGGATATTTATCTACCGGGAAATGTATAGAAGTACTATCGATGCCTAAATCCTTCTCTACTGCCCACCTATCCTCATCTGTAGCGAAGTTTTCACCATATCCTGTTTTTTCATTTTTCCGCCAAGAACCATCATCTGTTGCCACTAAAATATACTGACCGCGCGCACGAGCCGCATATTCCCATTGAGCTTCCGTAGGAAGCGAAAAAGGCATTTTAGTTTCTTTTTTTAACCAATCACAATA
Coding sequences within:
- a CDS encoding formylglycine-generating enzyme family protein; protein product: MNQKSINYSLFLFLLIGGCDNASQAVNRTPQEQEELQQYLKRIKKDLVYVKGGTFWMGDFCKKMRNGGPCCSSEKDTKPLHEVELSSYSISKFKVTHEDYNFYLKAMGLPDQYVNENYQKEMLATMTHFDNSPAVVTWTEANNYCSWLGKVTGLPFSMPTEAQWEYASRSRGKYIIIATDDGTWRNNPSTGLGGNYATDGDRRIVEETYGINGSLVHFPVDKFPASPLGLYGMSDNGYEWVTDWYDDEYYKRSIRKDPRGPNNPVMKDEDTGQYFKVLRGGEAPGPGSEVGFTFYRAYRVKDNPYPASTTVRCVVNSPHPIK
- a CDS encoding SUMF1/EgtB/PvdO family nonheme iron enzyme, with translation MNQKFINCSLFLFLLIGGCDNASQVVNRTPQEQEELQQYLTRVKKDLVYVKGGTFWMGDFCKKERNGGPYCSSEKDTKPLHEVELTGYSISKFKVTHEDYKCYLKIAGLSEQIFAHKFESEMLSDMTYFKRSPAIVTWTEANEYCNWLRKESGQPFSLPTEAQWEYAARSRGQYILVSTDNGVWRSNAKDGRGENYATDVDRHLVEDSLGINSILINFSVDKYPPNSIGLFGMAENGYEWVLDWYDPDYYSRSPVINPQGPAKPVIKDDDSGQYLKVLRGGNNPDPSGDVGLTFFRGYKIKDNPYPASTTVRCVVNSPDPIK
- a CDS encoding PAAR domain-containing protein, translating into MLGVIRIGDKTSHGGTVLEGSAGLIFMGKAVSCMLDKVSCPVHGVTFIAEGDVGSKWNGRPIALHGHRCGCGCTLITSLPTAGKR
- a CDS encoding formylglycine-generating enzyme family protein — encoded protein: MRIYFIVLLLFVSGCDNATETKKLTADEQAELKQFVNKIKSELVYVKGGTFWMGDFCKKMRNGGPYCSSEKDNKPLHEVELESYSISKFKVTHEDYDFYLKMKKLPKKNFEKKSYNEIFYNMIYFERSPAIITWTEAFNYCDWLKKETKMPFSLPTEAQWEYAARARGQYILVATDDGSWRKNEKTGYGENFATDEDRWAVEKDLGIDSTSIHFPVDKYPPTPLGMYGMADNGWEWVHDWYDPYYYEKSPKKDPQGPDKPIVKDDDSGQYLKVLRAVNHLVPGAPEGVTFSRASNIKDNPYPASTTVRCVVNSPDPIK